A genomic region of Phocoena sinus isolate mPhoSin1 chromosome 18, mPhoSin1.pri, whole genome shotgun sequence contains the following coding sequences:
- the SLC46A3 gene encoding solute carrier family 46 member 3 isoform X2 translates to MKIPFVEPAICFSVFAMTLTAPLTTQYVYRRIWEETGNYSIAPDSNVSECAKNKSSPIFTFQEEVQKKVSLFNLQMDISGLIPGLVSTFMLLSHSDHGGRKFPLILSSVGALANSAWLCLLSYFAFPIQLLIASTFLCALCGNYTTLLGASFAYIVDQCKEKKQRTIRIAIIDFLLGIVTGLTGLSSGYFIRELGFVWSFLIATLALTVNLIYILFFLEDSMKEPSSQNVSISWTEGFKNLFYRTYMLFKNNSGEQRSLLCLLLFTMITYFFVTVGISPIFILYELDSPLCWDEVLIGYGSALGSVSFFSSFLGIWLFSYCMEDIHMAFIGIFTTMVGMAMIAFARTTLMMFLVRLPFLFTVVPLSVLRSMISKVVRSTEQVLSSASAGMREAMSFLYKKNPAKTLQTDD, encoded by the exons ATGAAGATTCCATTTGTGGAACCTGCCATCTGCTTTAGTGTATTTGCTATGACTTTGACTGCTCCACTGACAACACAATATGTGTACAGGAGAATATGGGAGGAAACAGGCAACTACAGCATTGCACCCGATAGCAATGTTTCTGAGTgtgcaaaaaacaaaagcagcccAATTTTCACATTCCAGGAg gAAGTTCAGAAAAAAGTGTCTCTTTTTAATCTGCAGATGGACATAAGTGGGTTAATTCCTGGTCTCGTGTCTACATTCATGCTTCTGTCTCATAGTGACCACGGAGGACGAAAATTCCCTTTGATTTTGTCTTCTGTTGGTGCTCTTGCAAACAGTGCTTGGCTCTGTTTGCTTTCCTATTTTGCCTTTCCAATCCAGCTTTTGATTGCATCTACCTTTTTGTGTGCACTTTGTGGCAATTACACCACACTTCTGGGAGCCTCTTTTGCCTACATAGTTGAtcaatgtaaagaaaagaaacaaagaacaattcGAATAGCTATAATTGACTTCCTGCTTGGAATTGTCACTGGATTAACAGGATTGTCTTCTGGCTATTTTATTAGAGAACTAGGTTTTGTGTGGTCGTTTTTAATTGCTACTCTGGCTCTTACTGTTaacttgatttatattttattctttcttgaggATTCGATGAAAGAGCCTTCATCTCAGAATGTTTCTATATCATGGACTGAAggctttaaaaacttattttaccGAActtacatgctttttaaaaataattctggtgAGCAACGATCTTTGCTCTGTTTGTTGCTTTTTACAATGATCACTTATTTTTTCGTGACAGTTGGCATTTCCCCCATTTTTATCCTTTATGAATTGGATTCACCACTCTGCTGGGATGAAGTTTTAATAGGTTATGGATCAGCTTTGGGTAGTGTCTCTTTTTTCAGCAGTTTCCTAGGAATATGGCTTTTTTCTTATTGTATGGAAGATATTCACATGGCCTTCATTGGAATTTTTACCACCATGGTAGGAATGGCTATGATTGCTTTTGCCAGAACAACATTGATGATGTTTTTAG TCAGGCTGCCATTCCTTTTCACTGTTGTGCCACTCTCTGTTCTACGGTCCATGATATCAAAAGTGGTTCGTTCTACTGAACAAG TGCTGTCAAGTGCATCAGCAGGAATGCGGGAAGCTATGTCCTTCTTATACAAGAAGAATCCAGCGAAGACACTTCAGACAGATGAttaa
- the SLC46A3 gene encoding solute carrier family 46 member 3 isoform X1: MKIPFVEPAICFSVFAMTLTAPLTTQYVYRRIWEETGNYSIAPDSNVSECAKNKSSPIFTFQEEVQKKVSLFNLQMDISGLIPGLVSTFMLLSHSDHGGRKFPLILSSVGALANSAWLCLLSYFAFPIQLLIASTFLCALCGNYTTLLGASFAYIVDQCKEKKQRTIRIAIIDFLLGIVTGLTGLSSGYFIRELGFVWSFLIATLALTVNLIYILFFLEDSMKEPSSQNVSISWTEGFKNLFYRTYMLFKNNSGEQRSLLCLLLFTMITYFFVTVGISPIFILYELDSPLCWDEVLIGYGSALGSVSFFSSFLGIWLFSYCMEDIHMAFIGIFTTMVGMAMIAFARTTLMMFLVRLPFLFTVVPLSVLRSMISKVVRSTEQGTMFACLAFLETLGGITAVSTFNGIYSVTVAWYKGFVFLLSAVLLLIPAISLCAVKCISRNAGSYVLLIQEESSEDTSDR; this comes from the exons ATGAAGATTCCATTTGTGGAACCTGCCATCTGCTTTAGTGTATTTGCTATGACTTTGACTGCTCCACTGACAACACAATATGTGTACAGGAGAATATGGGAGGAAACAGGCAACTACAGCATTGCACCCGATAGCAATGTTTCTGAGTgtgcaaaaaacaaaagcagcccAATTTTCACATTCCAGGAg gAAGTTCAGAAAAAAGTGTCTCTTTTTAATCTGCAGATGGACATAAGTGGGTTAATTCCTGGTCTCGTGTCTACATTCATGCTTCTGTCTCATAGTGACCACGGAGGACGAAAATTCCCTTTGATTTTGTCTTCTGTTGGTGCTCTTGCAAACAGTGCTTGGCTCTGTTTGCTTTCCTATTTTGCCTTTCCAATCCAGCTTTTGATTGCATCTACCTTTTTGTGTGCACTTTGTGGCAATTACACCACACTTCTGGGAGCCTCTTTTGCCTACATAGTTGAtcaatgtaaagaaaagaaacaaagaacaattcGAATAGCTATAATTGACTTCCTGCTTGGAATTGTCACTGGATTAACAGGATTGTCTTCTGGCTATTTTATTAGAGAACTAGGTTTTGTGTGGTCGTTTTTAATTGCTACTCTGGCTCTTACTGTTaacttgatttatattttattctttcttgaggATTCGATGAAAGAGCCTTCATCTCAGAATGTTTCTATATCATGGACTGAAggctttaaaaacttattttaccGAActtacatgctttttaaaaataattctggtgAGCAACGATCTTTGCTCTGTTTGTTGCTTTTTACAATGATCACTTATTTTTTCGTGACAGTTGGCATTTCCCCCATTTTTATCCTTTATGAATTGGATTCACCACTCTGCTGGGATGAAGTTTTAATAGGTTATGGATCAGCTTTGGGTAGTGTCTCTTTTTTCAGCAGTTTCCTAGGAATATGGCTTTTTTCTTATTGTATGGAAGATATTCACATGGCCTTCATTGGAATTTTTACCACCATGGTAGGAATGGCTATGATTGCTTTTGCCAGAACAACATTGATGATGTTTTTAG TCAGGCTGCCATTCCTTTTCACTGTTGTGCCACTCTCTGTTCTACGGTCCATGATATCAAAAGTGGTTCGTTCTACTGAACAAG GCACCATGTTCGCTTGTCTCGCTTTCTTAGAAACACTTGGTGGAATCACTGCAGTTTCTACTTTCAACGGAATTTATTCAGTCACTGTTGCTTGGTACAAAGGCTTCGTCTTTCTGCTCTCCGCTGTTTTATTACTAATTCCAGCCATCAGTCTATG TGCTGTCAAGTGCATCAGCAGGAATGCGGGAAGCTATGTCCTTCTTATACAAGAAGAATCCAGCGAAGACACTTCAGACAGATGA
- the SLC46A3 gene encoding solute carrier family 46 member 3 isoform X3: MEVQKKVSLFNLQMDISGLIPGLVSTFMLLSHSDHGGRKFPLILSSVGALANSAWLCLLSYFAFPIQLLIASTFLCALCGNYTTLLGASFAYIVDQCKEKKQRTIRIAIIDFLLGIVTGLTGLSSGYFIRELGFVWSFLIATLALTVNLIYILFFLEDSMKEPSSQNVSISWTEGFKNLFYRTYMLFKNNSGEQRSLLCLLLFTMITYFFVTVGISPIFILYELDSPLCWDEVLIGYGSALGSVSFFSSFLGIWLFSYCMEDIHMAFIGIFTTMVGMAMIAFARTTLMMFLVRLPFLFTVVPLSVLRSMISKVVRSTEQGTMFACLAFLETLGGITAVSTFNGIYSVTVAWYKGFVFLLSAVLLLIPAISLCAVKCISRNAGSYVLLIQEESSEDTSDR, translated from the exons ATG gAAGTTCAGAAAAAAGTGTCTCTTTTTAATCTGCAGATGGACATAAGTGGGTTAATTCCTGGTCTCGTGTCTACATTCATGCTTCTGTCTCATAGTGACCACGGAGGACGAAAATTCCCTTTGATTTTGTCTTCTGTTGGTGCTCTTGCAAACAGTGCTTGGCTCTGTTTGCTTTCCTATTTTGCCTTTCCAATCCAGCTTTTGATTGCATCTACCTTTTTGTGTGCACTTTGTGGCAATTACACCACACTTCTGGGAGCCTCTTTTGCCTACATAGTTGAtcaatgtaaagaaaagaaacaaagaacaattcGAATAGCTATAATTGACTTCCTGCTTGGAATTGTCACTGGATTAACAGGATTGTCTTCTGGCTATTTTATTAGAGAACTAGGTTTTGTGTGGTCGTTTTTAATTGCTACTCTGGCTCTTACTGTTaacttgatttatattttattctttcttgaggATTCGATGAAAGAGCCTTCATCTCAGAATGTTTCTATATCATGGACTGAAggctttaaaaacttattttaccGAActtacatgctttttaaaaataattctggtgAGCAACGATCTTTGCTCTGTTTGTTGCTTTTTACAATGATCACTTATTTTTTCGTGACAGTTGGCATTTCCCCCATTTTTATCCTTTATGAATTGGATTCACCACTCTGCTGGGATGAAGTTTTAATAGGTTATGGATCAGCTTTGGGTAGTGTCTCTTTTTTCAGCAGTTTCCTAGGAATATGGCTTTTTTCTTATTGTATGGAAGATATTCACATGGCCTTCATTGGAATTTTTACCACCATGGTAGGAATGGCTATGATTGCTTTTGCCAGAACAACATTGATGATGTTTTTAG TCAGGCTGCCATTCCTTTTCACTGTTGTGCCACTCTCTGTTCTACGGTCCATGATATCAAAAGTGGTTCGTTCTACTGAACAAG GCACCATGTTCGCTTGTCTCGCTTTCTTAGAAACACTTGGTGGAATCACTGCAGTTTCTACTTTCAACGGAATTTATTCAGTCACTGTTGCTTGGTACAAAGGCTTCGTCTTTCTGCTCTCCGCTGTTTTATTACTAATTCCAGCCATCAGTCTATG TGCTGTCAAGTGCATCAGCAGGAATGCGGGAAGCTATGTCCTTCTTATACAAGAAGAATCCAGCGAAGACACTTCAGACAGATGA